Proteins encoded in a region of the Micropterus dolomieu isolate WLL.071019.BEF.003 ecotype Adirondacks linkage group LG09, ASM2129224v1, whole genome shotgun sequence genome:
- the kiaa1522 gene encoding uncharacterized protein KIAA1522 homolog isoform X1, whose protein sequence is MSRRRSTGDLVPRDITEILAREARAQRGQKKPGSSLGQAFSWLKGSRRKKNVGNGLNRTCIGVTDAKLGLQNHDPTKAGPKGNEDQKRLTVHYTTSQHYQENVFIEGSRPQYLEDLHTEAQEGLKILQQEENKNGVNFPDAESIASTDTLRPEQDISSKDGGGSPESRSTTGSTDTTLTSAVSSRPVLTRQGSTFKPLNPVKRLDKGRKRSRRTTIMGIPNQVQKELALHKSSTFQQLVSTQPLNQDGQVRNSQSGVVIIPTVDGGTPVANKEGARVHLSELEESRNEQLLRKHLQATYQDEQPFNHQGSYLCPTSTLRPKSLAVPDMTTSISPSTMFSFLQEPQGPVMSISPQATYLSTIIPNAVLPSSIEVIEIDRSSSRTRGGSVNHGSGIRTVSKSSLASGDSSVSPLLSRRSDGDGYQTDNFHNNSTLMPTSASGSNWNESQSSKTIISSSSPVSSKGSTRSGNSQRVRLNGQESQTEHSSGDQDLISLRSSGSMISSPSSKSENAATGQGSETGVSGSVAVGEDAKTKQNFTRSLSVMKTKQPPAPPQRTNSLHGNKIRSNSRVLVDIKDLSDSVSGDGGNPTENIIVKDEIRSFTADTSKIPTPVSNSTGTSSLDSSSPLPKQASSSVAGGAVGPQPESISSSPQKTPSEGGKFERTMSPSSGYSSQSGTPTLSPKGIPPTSPDKQKKKPVKPERSVSRASSSAASPSSSLTSLSSGTSELVNSDVSTCSPSLPSQGSPLTVAEKELTPYNNSSTLRVEVRELLNIPPPPKIKAPCPPPPETWAHNRSTLELLCRPCPKVSKVTQKPAQVQDSTVKLDRIQTEALVEQQSTIDKSVSESKAKPETLLVPGPEDVHKELENKKSPHTEQEKMEEGAGVQKQEQSSSPVGKDPESQETTRKKEPPPVMRKPMTALHKEELVSNDQSDRQQKKMCSSATTEVRLPVENHTTSLQNGVPVLADKSENEMDKSEVPSMQTLSIEVPKISKISPPPTPPPAYHPTPPPSRKTPPSSVSMPPDELQRVQEEIHVVESCWPPPPPPMEGDSVFDGGDEVDFPPPPPPFVTDSVPNVMDSCITELEASKRPTEKVGETIEDSSEAGTSKHGEIPDLPPAPQTITDTKPETVLQVSEANICDEISSAPEQNLSVSAPPPQVEATPLPPITKAKNAVSVSALHSASSFQKRNSLKTEDQSPFEPTVSAQLPITVPVAPPLPAENFTHGVNFRRQPSVANRDARSKELLSRHKSAPIPKEDANIPLVTPSLLQMVRLRSVNMTEDQVKAPLEDKSTNQGAPVQDNCLGSIPGTQNIPQKPIRKSLSLKSPPQTVKTSHVTLTTPSMRLQEAIRMKTAAMSSRDGVPSRLGVRSSSYSLVSEQGAPSLKSPEGCDMHKSPASTASFIFSRNAKKVVIETAAATSPEAQASLKQSLAAELMQVSDQSKADTFSNGGLKYDKVPPPVAKKPAQGSISPSQSLPACSAKMDFSVEGNGKIGVQHMSGITPPETTTTRVTADTIETLF, encoded by the exons CTGGCCCGAAGGGGAATGAAGACCAGAAGAGGTTGACCGTCCACTACACGACCTCTCAGCACTACCAGGAGAATGTTTTCATTGAGGGCAGCAGGCCACAGTACCTGGAGGACCTGCACACTGAGGCGCAGGAAGGGCTCAAGATACTACAGCAGGAAG aaaacaagaaTGGAGTCAACTTTCCTGACGCTGAGAGCATTGCT TCCACAGACACACTGCGTCCGGAGCAGGATATCAGCTCCAAAGACGGAGGTGGCTCTCCAGAGTCGAGATCCACCACCGGGAGTACTGATACCACGCTAACCTCTGCTGTGTCGAGTAGGCCTGTGCTCACCCGCCAAG GTTCAACATTCAAGCCTTTGAATCCAGTAAAAAGATTAGATAAGGgcaggaagaggagcaggaggaccACCATCATGGGTATTCCCAACCAGGTCCAGAAAGAACTTG CATTGCACAAAAGCTCAACCTTCCAGCAGCTTGTTTCCACCCAGCCCCTTAATCAGGACGGACAGGTCAGAAACAGCCAATCAGGGGTTGTAATCATTCCTACAGTCGATGGAGGGACTCCAGTAGCAAATAAGGAGGGAGCGAGGGTGCACCTTTCAGAGCTGGAG GAATCCAGGAATGAACAGCTGCTGAGGAAGCACCTACAGGCAACGTACCAAGACGAACAACCCTTCAACCACCAGGGCTCCTATCTCTGCCCCACCTCAACCCTGAGACCCAAGTCCCTTGCAGTACCTGACATGACCACTTCCATCTCTCCTTCAACAATGTTTAGCTTCCTCCAGGAACCCCAG GGCCCAGTGATGTCCATATCTCCTCAGGCCACATACTTGTCGACAATCATCCCTAATGCGGTCTTGCCATCCTCAATTGAAGTCATAGAGATTGACCGAAGCAGCAGCCGGACACGCGGCGGCAGTGTAAACCATGGCAGTGGCATCCGTACTGTAAGCAAAAGCAGCCTGGCATCTGGGGACTCATCAGTCAGCCCTTTGTTGTCCAGAAGATCAGATGGTGATGGTTACCAGACCGACAATTTCCATAACAACTCCACACTGATGCCCACATCAGCTTCGGGGTCAAACTGGAACGAGTCACAATCTTCAAAGACTATTATTTCAAGCTCCTCCCCTGTATCCTCTAAGGGTAGCACACGTAGTGGTAACTCACAGAGAGTGCGTCTAAATGGGCAGGAAAGCCAGACAGAGCATTCTAGTGGGGACCAAGACCTTATCAGTCTCCGTAGCTCAGGTAGCATGATTAGCAGCCCAAGCagtaaaagtgaaaatgctGCCACAGGTCAAGGGTCTGAGACTGGTGTTTCAGGCTCAGTGGCTGTTGGGGAGGATGCGAAGACCAAACAGAATTTCACTCGTAGTCTATCGGTTATGAAGACCAAGCAACCCCCTGCACCTCCACAGAGAACAAACTCTCTGCATGGTAATAAGATCAGAAGCAACTCCAGGGTTCTGGTGGATATCAAAGATCTCAGTGACTCTGTGTCTGGAGACGGTGGTAATCCCACAGAAAATATTATAGTCAAGGATGAGATAAGATCATTTACTGCAGATACCAGTAAGATCCCCACCCCTGTTTCAAACTCCACTGGGACCAGCTCTTTAGATTCCTCCAGTCCACTCCCCAAACAGGCCTCTTCCAGTGTGGCAGGAGGAGCAGTAGGGCCTCAGCCAGAATCCATCAGCTCCTCCCCACAGAAAACTCCCTCGGAAGGGGGGAAGTTTGAACGGACCATGTCCCCTTCCAGCGGCTATTCCAGTCAGAGTGGGACTCCGACACTTTCCCCCAAAGGGATCCCCCCAACCTCCCCtgacaaacagaagaagaaaccgGTGAAACCAGAGAGATCAGTGTCTCGGGCCTCGTCCTCAGCAGCTTCTCCATCGTCCTCTCTTACCTCTCTATCATCTGGTACATCTGAGCTTGTCAATTCAGATGTTTCCACATGTAGCCCCAGTCTGCCTTCACAGGGATCTCCACTCACTGTTGCTGAAAAAGAACTTACTCCGTACAACAATTCTTCGACTTTGAGAGTTGAAGTCAGAGAACTGTTGAACATCCCACCACCTCCCAAAATCAAAGCAccgtgtcctcctcctccagagaCATGGGCTCACAACAGAAGCACCTTGGAGCTCTTGTGTCGGCCTTGCCCTAAAGTCAGCAAGGTAACCCAGAAACCAGCACAGGTACAGGATAGCACAGTTAAACTAGACAGAATTCAGACAGAAGCTTTAGTTGAACAACAATCAACAATAGACAAATCTGTCTcagaaagcaaagcaaagccTGAGACATTGTTAGTACCAGGTCCTGAAGATGTTCACAAGGAGCTGGAGAATAAGAAAAGTCCACATACTGAACAAGAGAAGATGGAAGAGGGTGCAGGTGTTCAGAAACAAGAGCAGAGTAGTAGCCCTGTAGGGAAGGACCCCGAGAGTCAAGAGACAACTCGGAAGAAAGAGCCTCCTCCAGTCATGAGGAAACCCATGACAGCACTGCATAAAGAGGAATTGGTCTCAAATGACCAGTCAGATAggcaacaaaagaaaatgtgtagCAGTGCCACAACAGAAGTCCGTTTACCAGTTGAGAACCACACAACCTCCTTACAGAATGGGGTTCCAGTTTTAGCTGATAAGAGCGAGAATGAGATGGACAAAAGTGAGGTCCCATCCATGCAGACACTTTCTATAGAGGTCCCCAAAATTAGTAAGATCTCGCCACCACCCACCCCTCCACCAGCATACCACCCTACACCTCCTCCGTCAAGAAAGACACCTCCTTCATCAGTATCTATGCCACCAGATGAATTACAGAGGGTGCAGGAGGAGATCCATGTTGTAGAGTCTTGCTGGccacctcctccgcctcctATGGAAGGGGACTCTGTCTTTGATGGGGGAGACGAGGTTGActttcctccacctcctccacccttCGTGACAGACAGTGTGCCAAATGTGATGGACAGTTGTATCACAGAACTGGAGGCCTCAAAAAGACCCACAGAAAAAGTTGGAGAGACAATTGAGGATTCAAGTGAAGCTGGGACATCTAAACATGGTGAAATTCCAGATTTGCCTCCTGCTCCACAAACAATAACTGACACCAAACCGGAGACTGTCTTGCAAGTTTCAGAAGCTAACATCTGTGATGAGATTTCTAGCGCACCAGAACAGAATTTATCTGTTTCAGCCCCACCTCCACAAGTGGAGGCGACACCTTTGCCACCTATTACAAAAGCAAAGAACGCAGTATCAGTCTCTGCTTTACATTCAGCAAGCAGTTTCCAAAAGCGAAACTCTCTGAAAACTGAAGATCAGTCGCCCTTCGAACCTACCGTCAGTGCCCAGCTTCCAATTACTGTCCCAGTAGCACCCCCTTTACCAGCTGAGAATTTCACCCATGGGGTTAATTTCAGAAGGCAGCCCAGTGTAGCAAATCGAGATGCCAGGAGCAAGGAGCTCCTTTCCCGCCACAAAAGTGCACCCATTCCTAAAGAGGATGCTAATATACCTCTTGTCACCCCCTCTCTGCTTCAGATGGTTCGTCTCAGATCAGTCAACATGACTGAAGACCAGGTGAAAGCTCCATTGGAGGACAAGTCAACAAACCAGGGAGCTCCAGTTCAGGATAATTGCCTGGGCTCAATCCCAGGAACTCAAAACATTCCGCAGAAGCCCATCCGCAAGTCTCTGTCACTAAAATCTCCCCCTCAGACAGTAAAAACATCACATGTGACACTAACCACCCCTTCCATGCGCTTACAGGAAGCCATACGTATGAAAACCGCAGCCATGTCTTCAAGAGACGGTGTTCCATCTCGTCTGGGTGTGAGGTCATCCTCTTACAGCCTTGTCAGTGAACAAGGGGCTCCGTCCCTGAAATCACCTGAAGGATGTGACATGCACAAGTCCCCAGCCTCTACCGCCAGCTTTATCTTCTCTAGGAACGCAAAAAAGGTCGTCATAGAGACTGCAGCTGCCACCTCCCCTGAAGCTCAGGCAAGTCTGAAGCAAAGCTTGGCGGCTGAGCTTATGCAGGTGTCTGACCAATCGAAGGCTGACACTTTTTCCAATGGAGGCCTGAAGTATGACAAAGTTCCTCCACCAGTAGCTAAGAAACCAGCCCAGGGGAGCATCAGTCCTTCACAGAGTCTTCCTGCTTGTTCAGCAAAGATGGACTTCAGTGTTGAAGGAAACGGAAAAATAGGAGTACAACATATGAGTGGAATAACACCTCCTGAGACAACAA CTACAAGAGTGACAGCGGACACAATTGAAACACTGTTTTGA
- the kiaa1522 gene encoding uncharacterized protein KIAA1522 homolog isoform X2, with product MGNSVQKKKKKVQTEKNFSTTLSPSPNREKPKGYWLFGSRDKLKTAGPKGNEDQKRLTVHYTTSQHYQENVFIEGSRPQYLEDLHTEAQEGLKILQQEENKNGVNFPDAESIASTDTLRPEQDISSKDGGGSPESRSTTGSTDTTLTSAVSSRPVLTRQGSTFKPLNPVKRLDKGRKRSRRTTIMGIPNQVQKELALHKSSTFQQLVSTQPLNQDGQVRNSQSGVVIIPTVDGGTPVANKEGARVHLSELEQESRNEQLLRKHLQATYQDEQPFNHQGSYLCPTSTLRPKSLAVPDMTTSISPSTMFSFLQEPQGPVMSISPQATYLSTIIPNAVLPSSIEVIEIDRSSSRTRGGSVNHGSGIRTVSKSSLASGDSSVSPLLSRRSDGDGYQTDNFHNNSTLMPTSASGSNWNESQSSKTIISSSSPVSSKGSTRSGNSQRVRLNGQESQTEHSSGDQDLISLRSSGSMISSPSSKSENAATGQGSETGVSGSVAVGEDAKTKQNFTRSLSVMKTKQPPAPPQRTNSLHGNKIRSNSRVLVDIKDLSDSVSGDGGNPTENIIVKDEIRSFTADTSKIPTPVSNSTGTSSLDSSSPLPKQASSSVAGGAVGPQPESISSSPQKTPSEGGKFERTMSPSSGYSSQSGTPTLSPKGIPPTSPDKQKKKPVKPERSVSRASSSAASPSSSLTSLSSGTSELVNSDVSTCSPSLPSQGSPLTVAEKELTPYNNSSTLRVEVRELLNIPPPPKIKAPCPPPPETWAHNRSTLELLCRPCPKVSKVTQKPAQVQDSTVKLDRIQTEALVEQQSTIDKSVSESKAKPETLLVPGPEDVHKELENKKSPHTEQEKMEEGAGVQKQEQSSSPVGKDPESQETTRKKEPPPVMRKPMTALHKEELVSNDQSDRQQKKMCSSATTEVRLPVENHTTSLQNGVPVLADKSENEMDKSEVPSMQTLSIEVPKISKISPPPTPPPAYHPTPPPSRKTPPSSVSMPPDELQRVQEEIHVVESCWPPPPPPMEGDSVFDGGDEVDFPPPPPPFVTDSVPNVMDSCITELEASKRPTEKVGETIEDSSEAGTSKHGEIPDLPPAPQTITDTKPETVLQVSEANICDEISSAPEQNLSVSAPPPQVEATPLPPITKAKNAVSVSALHSASSFQKRNSLKTEDQSPFEPTVSAQLPITVPVAPPLPAENFTHGVNFRRQPSVANRDARSKELLSRHKSAPIPKEDANIPLVTPSLLQMVRLRSVNMTEDQVKAPLEDKSTNQGAPVQDNCLGSIPGTQNIPQKPIRKSLSLKSPPQTVKTSHVTLTTPSMRLQEAIRMKTAAMSSRDGVPSRLGVRSSSYSLVSEQGAPSLKSPEGCDMHKSPASTASFIFSRNAKKVVIETAAATSPEAQASLKQSLAAELMQVSDQSKADTFSNGGLKYDKVPPPVAKKPAQGSISPSQSLPACSAKMDFSVEGNGKIGVQHMSGITPPETTTTRVTADTIETLF from the exons CTGGCCCGAAGGGGAATGAAGACCAGAAGAGGTTGACCGTCCACTACACGACCTCTCAGCACTACCAGGAGAATGTTTTCATTGAGGGCAGCAGGCCACAGTACCTGGAGGACCTGCACACTGAGGCGCAGGAAGGGCTCAAGATACTACAGCAGGAAG aaaacaagaaTGGAGTCAACTTTCCTGACGCTGAGAGCATTGCT TCCACAGACACACTGCGTCCGGAGCAGGATATCAGCTCCAAAGACGGAGGTGGCTCTCCAGAGTCGAGATCCACCACCGGGAGTACTGATACCACGCTAACCTCTGCTGTGTCGAGTAGGCCTGTGCTCACCCGCCAAG GTTCAACATTCAAGCCTTTGAATCCAGTAAAAAGATTAGATAAGGgcaggaagaggagcaggaggaccACCATCATGGGTATTCCCAACCAGGTCCAGAAAGAACTTG CATTGCACAAAAGCTCAACCTTCCAGCAGCTTGTTTCCACCCAGCCCCTTAATCAGGACGGACAGGTCAGAAACAGCCAATCAGGGGTTGTAATCATTCCTACAGTCGATGGAGGGACTCCAGTAGCAAATAAGGAGGGAGCGAGGGTGCACCTTTCAGAGCTGGAG CAGGAATCCAGGAATGAACAGCTGCTGAGGAAGCACCTACAGGCAACGTACCAAGACGAACAACCCTTCAACCACCAGGGCTCCTATCTCTGCCCCACCTCAACCCTGAGACCCAAGTCCCTTGCAGTACCTGACATGACCACTTCCATCTCTCCTTCAACAATGTTTAGCTTCCTCCAGGAACCCCAG GGCCCAGTGATGTCCATATCTCCTCAGGCCACATACTTGTCGACAATCATCCCTAATGCGGTCTTGCCATCCTCAATTGAAGTCATAGAGATTGACCGAAGCAGCAGCCGGACACGCGGCGGCAGTGTAAACCATGGCAGTGGCATCCGTACTGTAAGCAAAAGCAGCCTGGCATCTGGGGACTCATCAGTCAGCCCTTTGTTGTCCAGAAGATCAGATGGTGATGGTTACCAGACCGACAATTTCCATAACAACTCCACACTGATGCCCACATCAGCTTCGGGGTCAAACTGGAACGAGTCACAATCTTCAAAGACTATTATTTCAAGCTCCTCCCCTGTATCCTCTAAGGGTAGCACACGTAGTGGTAACTCACAGAGAGTGCGTCTAAATGGGCAGGAAAGCCAGACAGAGCATTCTAGTGGGGACCAAGACCTTATCAGTCTCCGTAGCTCAGGTAGCATGATTAGCAGCCCAAGCagtaaaagtgaaaatgctGCCACAGGTCAAGGGTCTGAGACTGGTGTTTCAGGCTCAGTGGCTGTTGGGGAGGATGCGAAGACCAAACAGAATTTCACTCGTAGTCTATCGGTTATGAAGACCAAGCAACCCCCTGCACCTCCACAGAGAACAAACTCTCTGCATGGTAATAAGATCAGAAGCAACTCCAGGGTTCTGGTGGATATCAAAGATCTCAGTGACTCTGTGTCTGGAGACGGTGGTAATCCCACAGAAAATATTATAGTCAAGGATGAGATAAGATCATTTACTGCAGATACCAGTAAGATCCCCACCCCTGTTTCAAACTCCACTGGGACCAGCTCTTTAGATTCCTCCAGTCCACTCCCCAAACAGGCCTCTTCCAGTGTGGCAGGAGGAGCAGTAGGGCCTCAGCCAGAATCCATCAGCTCCTCCCCACAGAAAACTCCCTCGGAAGGGGGGAAGTTTGAACGGACCATGTCCCCTTCCAGCGGCTATTCCAGTCAGAGTGGGACTCCGACACTTTCCCCCAAAGGGATCCCCCCAACCTCCCCtgacaaacagaagaagaaaccgGTGAAACCAGAGAGATCAGTGTCTCGGGCCTCGTCCTCAGCAGCTTCTCCATCGTCCTCTCTTACCTCTCTATCATCTGGTACATCTGAGCTTGTCAATTCAGATGTTTCCACATGTAGCCCCAGTCTGCCTTCACAGGGATCTCCACTCACTGTTGCTGAAAAAGAACTTACTCCGTACAACAATTCTTCGACTTTGAGAGTTGAAGTCAGAGAACTGTTGAACATCCCACCACCTCCCAAAATCAAAGCAccgtgtcctcctcctccagagaCATGGGCTCACAACAGAAGCACCTTGGAGCTCTTGTGTCGGCCTTGCCCTAAAGTCAGCAAGGTAACCCAGAAACCAGCACAGGTACAGGATAGCACAGTTAAACTAGACAGAATTCAGACAGAAGCTTTAGTTGAACAACAATCAACAATAGACAAATCTGTCTcagaaagcaaagcaaagccTGAGACATTGTTAGTACCAGGTCCTGAAGATGTTCACAAGGAGCTGGAGAATAAGAAAAGTCCACATACTGAACAAGAGAAGATGGAAGAGGGTGCAGGTGTTCAGAAACAAGAGCAGAGTAGTAGCCCTGTAGGGAAGGACCCCGAGAGTCAAGAGACAACTCGGAAGAAAGAGCCTCCTCCAGTCATGAGGAAACCCATGACAGCACTGCATAAAGAGGAATTGGTCTCAAATGACCAGTCAGATAggcaacaaaagaaaatgtgtagCAGTGCCACAACAGAAGTCCGTTTACCAGTTGAGAACCACACAACCTCCTTACAGAATGGGGTTCCAGTTTTAGCTGATAAGAGCGAGAATGAGATGGACAAAAGTGAGGTCCCATCCATGCAGACACTTTCTATAGAGGTCCCCAAAATTAGTAAGATCTCGCCACCACCCACCCCTCCACCAGCATACCACCCTACACCTCCTCCGTCAAGAAAGACACCTCCTTCATCAGTATCTATGCCACCAGATGAATTACAGAGGGTGCAGGAGGAGATCCATGTTGTAGAGTCTTGCTGGccacctcctccgcctcctATGGAAGGGGACTCTGTCTTTGATGGGGGAGACGAGGTTGActttcctccacctcctccacccttCGTGACAGACAGTGTGCCAAATGTGATGGACAGTTGTATCACAGAACTGGAGGCCTCAAAAAGACCCACAGAAAAAGTTGGAGAGACAATTGAGGATTCAAGTGAAGCTGGGACATCTAAACATGGTGAAATTCCAGATTTGCCTCCTGCTCCACAAACAATAACTGACACCAAACCGGAGACTGTCTTGCAAGTTTCAGAAGCTAACATCTGTGATGAGATTTCTAGCGCACCAGAACAGAATTTATCTGTTTCAGCCCCACCTCCACAAGTGGAGGCGACACCTTTGCCACCTATTACAAAAGCAAAGAACGCAGTATCAGTCTCTGCTTTACATTCAGCAAGCAGTTTCCAAAAGCGAAACTCTCTGAAAACTGAAGATCAGTCGCCCTTCGAACCTACCGTCAGTGCCCAGCTTCCAATTACTGTCCCAGTAGCACCCCCTTTACCAGCTGAGAATTTCACCCATGGGGTTAATTTCAGAAGGCAGCCCAGTGTAGCAAATCGAGATGCCAGGAGCAAGGAGCTCCTTTCCCGCCACAAAAGTGCACCCATTCCTAAAGAGGATGCTAATATACCTCTTGTCACCCCCTCTCTGCTTCAGATGGTTCGTCTCAGATCAGTCAACATGACTGAAGACCAGGTGAAAGCTCCATTGGAGGACAAGTCAACAAACCAGGGAGCTCCAGTTCAGGATAATTGCCTGGGCTCAATCCCAGGAACTCAAAACATTCCGCAGAAGCCCATCCGCAAGTCTCTGTCACTAAAATCTCCCCCTCAGACAGTAAAAACATCACATGTGACACTAACCACCCCTTCCATGCGCTTACAGGAAGCCATACGTATGAAAACCGCAGCCATGTCTTCAAGAGACGGTGTTCCATCTCGTCTGGGTGTGAGGTCATCCTCTTACAGCCTTGTCAGTGAACAAGGGGCTCCGTCCCTGAAATCACCTGAAGGATGTGACATGCACAAGTCCCCAGCCTCTACCGCCAGCTTTATCTTCTCTAGGAACGCAAAAAAGGTCGTCATAGAGACTGCAGCTGCCACCTCCCCTGAAGCTCAGGCAAGTCTGAAGCAAAGCTTGGCGGCTGAGCTTATGCAGGTGTCTGACCAATCGAAGGCTGACACTTTTTCCAATGGAGGCCTGAAGTATGACAAAGTTCCTCCACCAGTAGCTAAGAAACCAGCCCAGGGGAGCATCAGTCCTTCACAGAGTCTTCCTGCTTGTTCAGCAAAGATGGACTTCAGTGTTGAAGGAAACGGAAAAATAGGAGTACAACATATGAGTGGAATAACACCTCCTGAGACAACAA CTACAAGAGTGACAGCGGACACAATTGAAACACTGTTTTGA
- the yars1 gene encoding tyrosine--tRNA ligase, cytoplasmic gives MADQLSPEEKFHLITRNLQEVLGEEKLKQVLQERELKVYWGTATTGKPHVAYFVPMSKIADFLKAGCEVTILFADLHAYLDNMKAPWELLELRVKYYEQVIKAMLESIGVPLDKLKFIKGTDYQLSREYTLDVYRLSSMVTEHDAKKAGAEVVKQVEHPLLSGLLYPGLQALDEEYLKVDAQFGGVDQRKIFTLAEKYLPSLGYAKRAHLMNPMVPGLTGTKMSSSEEESKIDLLDSKEDVKKKLKKAFCEPGNIQNNGVLSFVKYVLFPLRGEFCIKRDAKWGGDKTYTVFEEVEKDFAEEIVHPGDLKASVELALNQLLDPIRKKFESPELRKLTNSAYPNPSKTKGAVKGAKAGGEDDELAPSRLDIRVGRVTSVEKHPDADSLYLEKIDVGEPEPRTVVSGLVAYISQEDLQDRMVLVLCNLKPQKMRGIESQAMLLCASVEGEPKRVEPLDPPEGSSPGEGVFVEGYETGKPDERLNPKKKVWEKLQVDLKISDECVAQWKDKQLMTKLGQITCKTLKGGNIS, from the exons ATGGCAGATCAGCTAAGCCCTGAGGAGAAGTTCCACCTCATTACTAGGAACCTCCAG GAGGTCCTTGGAGAGGAGAAGCTGAAACAGGTTCTTCAGGAGAGAGAGCTGAAGGTGTACTGGGGCACAGCGACCACTGGCAAACCCCATGTAGCTTACTTTGTCCCTATGTCCAAGATAGCAGACTTCCTCAAGGCTGGATGTGAG gTCACTATTCTGTTTGCAGACTTGCATGCTTACCTAGACAATATGAAAGCTCCCTGGGAGCTGCTGGAGCTCAGGGTGAAGTACTATGAACAGGTCATCAAGGCCATGCTGGAGAGCATTGGTGTGCCTCTGGATAAACTCAAGTTTATCAAAGGAACTGACTACCAGCTCAGCAG AGAGTACACTCTGGATGTGTACCGTCTGTCCTCCATGGTGACAGAGCATGATGCTAAGAAAGCTGGAGCTGAGGTCGTCAAACAGGTGGAGCATCCCCTGCTGAGTGGCCTGCTCTACCCTGGACTGCAG gCTCTGGATGAGGAGTACCTCAAGGTGGACGCCCAGTTTGGAGGAGTTGACCAGAGGAAAATTTTTACTCTAGCAGAGAAG TACTTGCCCTCTCTGGGCTATGCCAAGCGTGCCCATCTGATGAACCCGATGGTACCAGGCCTGACAGGGACCAAGATGAGCTCCTCAGAAGAA GAGTCAAAGATTGATCTACTGGACTCCAAAGAAGATGTGAAGAAGAAGCTGAAGAAGGCTTTCTGCGAGCCAGGCAACATCCAGAACAATGGAGTCCTCTCCTTTGTCAAATATGTCCTCTTCCCGCTACGTGGAG AGTTCTGCATCAAAAGAGACGCTAAGTGGGGCGGAGACAAAACCTACACTGTGTTTGaagaggtggagaaggactttgCTGAGGAG ATCGTCCACCCAGGAGACCTGAAGGCCTCAGTGGAATTGGCACTAAACCAACTGCTGGACCCAATCAGAAAGAAGTTTGAGTCTCCTGAGCTCCGCAAACTTACCAACTCTGCCTACCCCAACCCATCAAAGACAA AAGGAGCAGTAAAGGGTGCCAAGGCAGGAGGAGAGGACGATGAGCTGGCTCCCTCCAGACTGGACATCAGGGTGGGCAGGGTTACCAGTGTGGAGAAG CACCCAGATGCTGATTCGCTGTATCTGGAGAAGATTGATGTGGGAGAGCCGGAGCCAAGGACGGTAGTCAGCGGGCTGGTGGCCTATATTTCACAGGAAGACTTACAGGACAGAATGGTGTTGGTGCTGTGCAATCTGAAACCCCAGAAGATGCGAGGGATTGAGTCTCAAGCCATGCTGCTATGTGCCTCTGT TGAAGGGGAGCCCAAGAGGGTGGAGCCTCTGGACCCCCCAGAGGGGTCGTCGCCAGGAGAAGGGGTCTTTGTCGAGGGATATGAAACGGGCAAACCAGACGAGAGACTCAACCCAAAGAAGAAGGTGTGGGAGAAACTACAG GTGGACCTGAAGATATCAGACGAGTGTGTAGCTCAGTGGAAAGACAAGCAGCTGATGACCAAACTAGGACAGATCACATGTAAGACACTGAAAGGAGGCAACATCAGTTAG
- the LOC123976531 gene encoding SOSS complex subunit C-like isoform X2 yields the protein MQSQSLNSPGANIPLSSRPVLKEVRDSAEQQHIAAQQKAALQHAHVHSSGFFITQDSSFGNLILPVLPRLEPDI from the coding sequence ATGCAGAGCCAGTCCCTGAACAGCCCCGGAGCCAACATCCCTTTGTCGTCCAGACCCGTCCTGAAGGAGGTGAGGGACAGCGCGGAGCAGCAGCACATCGCCGCGCAGCAGAAGGCCGCCCTGCAGCACGCCCACGTCCACTCGTCCGGCTTCTTCATCACTCAGGACTCCTCGTTTGGGAACCTCATCCTCCCGGTGCTCCCCCGGCTAGAGCCCGACATTTGA
- the LOC123976531 gene encoding SOSS complex subunit C-like isoform X1, which produces MAANPPAPGFQNKTRVAILAELDKEKRRLMQSQSLNSPGANIPLSSRPVLKEVRDSAEQQHIAAQQKAALQHAHVHSSGFFITQDSSFGNLILPVLPRLEPDI; this is translated from the coding sequence ATGGCTGCTAACCCTCCAGCACCAGGCTTTCAGAACAAGACCCGGGTGGCCATCCTGGCGGAGCTGGACAAGGAGAAGCGGCGGCTGATGCAGAGCCAGTCCCTGAACAGCCCCGGAGCCAACATCCCTTTGTCGTCCAGACCCGTCCTGAAGGAGGTGAGGGACAGCGCGGAGCAGCAGCACATCGCCGCGCAGCAGAAGGCCGCCCTGCAGCACGCCCACGTCCACTCGTCCGGCTTCTTCATCACTCAGGACTCCTCGTTTGGGAACCTCATCCTCCCGGTGCTCCCCCGGCTAGAGCCCGACATTTGA